In Salarias fasciatus chromosome 2, fSalaFa1.1, whole genome shotgun sequence, one genomic interval encodes:
- the glra1 gene encoding glycine receptor subunit alphaZ1 isoform X5: MLDSIWKPDLFFANEKGANFHEVTTDNKLLRISKNGNVLYSIRITLVLACPMDLKNFPMDVQTCIMQLESFGYTMNDLIFEWDEKGAVQVADGLTLPQFILKEEKDLRYCTKHYNTGKFTCIEARFHLERQMGYYLIQMYIPSLLIVILSWVSFWINMDAAPARVGLGITTVLTMTTQSSGSRASLPKVSYVKAIDIWMAVCLLFVFSALLEYAAVNFIARQHKELLRFRRRRRHMKPESWPVLQEDETGEGRFSFPGYGMGPACLQAKDGMAIKGNNNNAPASAAPEKSIEEMKKLFISRAKRIDTVSRVAFPLVFLIFNIFYWIIYKIIRSEDIHKQ; the protein is encoded by the exons TGTTCTTCGCCAACGAGAAGGGCGCCAACTTCCACGAGGTGACCACCGACAACAAGCTGCTGCGCATCTCCAAGAACGGCAACGTGCTCTACAGCATACG aatcACTCTCGTCCTGGCTTGTCCGATGGATCTGAAGAACTTCCCGATGGACGTGCAGACCTGCATCATGCAGCTGGAGAGCT TCGGATACACCATGAACGACCTGATCTTCGAGTGGGACGAGAAAGGAGCCGTGCAGGTGGCCGACGGCCTGACGTTACCTCAGTTCATCCTCAAAGAGGAGAAGGACCTGCGCTACTGCACCAAGCACTACAACACAG GTAAATTCACCTGCATCGAGGCCCGCTTCCACCTGGAGCGCCAGATGGGCTACTACCTGATCCAGATGTACATCCCCTCGCTGCTCATCGTCATCCTGTCCTGGGTCTCCTTCTGGATCAACATGGACGCCGCGCCCGCCCGCGTGGGCCTGGGGATCACCACCGTGCTCACCATGACCACCCAGAGCTCCGGGTCCAGAGCCTCACTGCCCAAG GTGTCCTACGTAAAAGCTATCGATATCTGGATGGCCGTGTGTCTGCTGTTCGTCTTCTCGGCCCTGCTGGAGTACGCTGCCGTCAACTTCATTGCCCGCCAGCACAAGGAGCTGCTGCGCTTCAGACGGAGGCGACGACACATGAAG CCTGAGTCTTGGCCTGTGTTGCAGGAGGATGAGACGGGCGAGGGCCGCTTCAGCTTCCCGGGTTACGGCATGGGCCCCGCCTGCCTGCAGGCCAAGGACGGCATGGCCATCaaaggcaacaacaacaacgccCCGGCCTCGGCGGCGCCCGAGAAGAGCATCGAGGAGATGAAGAAGCTGTTCATCAGCCGCGCCAAGCGCATCGACACGGTGTCCCGCGTGGCCTTCCCCCTCGTCTTcctcatttttaacattttctacTGGATCATTTACAAGATCATCCGCAGCGAGGACATCCACAAGCAGTAG